TTTCAAGTAGTTTTCCATTGTATCTCCGAATTCTCtgttttaatttgttcatgTTGCTTTGCGAATGAATGGGTTTTTGTCATGCTTGGTTCCAATTTCCAGTGTCACCGGCAGTTTCTTCTAGCTATGAAATGCTTTGATTAGGTCCGGATCAGGCCTCACCAGGACACCGGCCCAGAATATGCTTCCTATGTTCTGATCATATCTGGCGAATCTTACGTCGACGGGACCTCCACGAAGAAGCACCAAAGTGGCTGTGCCTTCTTCGCAGCTTGGGCGACAGTCGTGATGAACTTTTGTTGCCTGCCGGGAAGGACCAAATCCACACGATCAAAGTCCTCCCTCTCTTGAATTTGACCTAAACCCATGATAAGCACCACGTGATCTGCTGCTTATGGCCCGGGCAATCGTCGGCAGTGAACGCTCTTACACAGTCACAACCCCGGCTGATACCTCGTGTCCTTCGCATAACTCTGCAGAGCCTGCAGCAGCGTCACGTTCTAGCACGGCGGTCCTGCGTAGCTTCCGACCAGCTTCCAGGCTTTGTTGACAGTTGAGGCCTATTGCAACAAGCCACGTGGACTTCGATCTCTTGAAGGGGCAGGCGCTTTTCTCTGCTCTTCAGAAGCCCCATTAGCTGTCGATTCTAGACGTCTCTCGTCAACTTGCGAAGGAGGGAAGGGAAGAGAGTCTGCAACGTCGAAAGACATCGTTGTTAGGTTACATCAATTGTTGGGTTCATCAGATCTTCTTTCATCTGTTTCCGGGTACATCATTCATCTTTCACTACATTCAACAAAAATGAACACGTCAATTAAATTGATGGCAGGCATTTTATAGCAGATACGTCGTTTGTGATGTGACACGATATCACAAAGCCCATAGGGAATTACCGATATTGCTCATTGAAACATAATCGCTAACTCCAGATTAAACAAGAGATGCAAGGATGCATCTACAATGCAATCATCTAAAACCTTTTTTCCTGCTCATGTCTGGGAAAGCCGTGCATTATGGCACATGAATGCACATGATCCTTGTACGACCACTTCAAGTAATAATAAAGGAGCCTTCACAACTCTATGCCCGAAAACAAAATCATGTTAGATGCTGAAAGAGCAGTCGGATCGATCAAATACAATTAATTTTGACAGCTCCACTAAATCTTTACTTGGTGGAGATAAACATAGAAAATTCACAACTCTAACAAATCAATAAAGTCGTTGTCATTGGTGTGGTATAGCACAATATGTGACACGACACCACATGTTCACACATTTTTTATATGTTGCTTGAACAATATACGGTAGACTATTATTGGCAAATGAAGGATCATATGCACCAATTTAGTATAGTTACCTcggtcaaaagaagaaaattaaaggatGCTGAAATTTTAGagactaatttagtcatttcaagtctttatttgaaacaatatccactttgaactctttttgaaaaaaattgattcacttttggtctttatttgaaattctcTTTGGTTGTAATTATGTTTGGTTAGATTGTATATCAAGTGTATAGAAGAAGTTGGAAAGTATAGATATGGTAGCATAACATTAGGAAAGTATAAGATATGGTAACATAACATTTAATGGTAGGTatattttccctttccttcaacaaaaattttcaagattttattgctgaaaaaagaagaaaaaaaaatcaagaatggaGTTCTCTTTACTTACTGCCCTCACCGACGCAGTTGCCTTCATCCATCTCCAAGAACCcgccaaaaaatgagaaaccacCGAGTCAAGAGCCTCCCTCTACTCATCGTCCTCATCTCCGTCGCCACCCTCCTCTCCCCTCCCGCCACCTCCGCCCAGCCGCCGCCGTTCTCGTGTGACCCATCAGGCCCCTCCACCACGTCATTCCCCTTCTGCAATGCCTCTCTACCCATCAGCCAGCGTGCCCAGGACCTCGTCTACAGGCTCACATTGGACGAGAAGATCTCGCAGCTGGTCAGCTCCGCCCCGGCCATCCCCCGGCTCGGCATCCCCGCCTACGAATGGTGGTCCGAGTCCCTCCACGGCGTCTCCGAATCCGGCCCCGGCATCCGCTTCAACGGCACCATCCGGTCCGCCACCAGCTTCCCCCAGGTCATCCTCACCGCCGCCTCCTTCGACGCCAACCTCTGGTACCGCATCGGCCAGGTAAGCTTGCGACCACGAAAGACCAATCAGTGCACCAAAAAAGTGACTTGAACCGAGCCGAAACGGTGGCATTGCAGGCGATAGGGACCGAGGCGAGGGCGGTGTACAACTCGGGGCAGGCGAAGGGGATGACGTTCTGGGCCCCGAACATCAACATATTCAGAGACCCGAGGTGGGGGAGAGGGCAGGAGACGCCCGGCGAGGACTCGCTGGTCACCGGCAAGTACGCCGTCTCGTACGTGCGAGGCGTCCAAGGCGATGCCTTCCAAGGAGGAGGGAACCCCCGCGGGAGCCTTCAGGCATCTGCTTGCTGCAAGCACTTCACCGCCTACGATCTGGACAACTGGAAGGGCGTGAACCGGTTCGTCTTCGATGCTCGGGTCAGTGACAGGACTAAAATCACCGCTAGCGGTCGTAGCTTTGGCCTATCTGTTCCTCAAATCGTCTATATCCCCATAAGTTAAAATGCCTAATTAAAGCATATAATTAGAGCAGAAGCAGATCTTCTGTATCCatttattgtttatttacaaagaaaaatgagtttGACCCAATAATTGATCTTAGTTAATCCCTGAACTTTTGCTTAATATGCaatatgatctctaaacttttacgttattcaatgtgatctctgaaattttaataaatgttcaaCTTAGTCTGAACTatattcaatattattcttctattaattcaagttcaagaacaacatcgaacatttttatatattttagggattatatttaacatgtatcaaaagtgTATGGATTATATCGaataaagtaaaagttcatgaaccataTCACAATACGAATGAAAGTTCAAGGACCGATTATATTACATATTGGGCCGGAATTCAAGAATCATTTGTGTTGTTTCCCTTTTTAAAAGGGCCAAAGGCATCAAAAGCcacatttactttaaatttcattttttttaaatataaaaaatcataaacttaaaCTTATACTTGTGGGATGCATTCATCCTCCGTCAAagttttctcaataaaaattatacTAGAAAGCAAATAGTATTGATATGTGCCCATGTGGCTTAgttattttgattgaaaaatcatttaatggaattatgacaaaaaataaatgcgTCACATAATTACAAGGTTAGGATTTttttactttaccaaaaaatttcaagtaaatGTGTAGCTATTGACATAATTtgagattatttatttatttatttttgtgtggCTTCTTTCGCCTTCTTAAAAATGAAGTGCTGTACATCTGTCCTTTTATtctagtggaaaaaaaaaaaaagtcgctggtacaggaaaaaaaaaaacatgttaattCGGTCTATACATGAGTGAATTTAATAAGATATACTGTGGGTCATATTAtctgaatttaatttatgtaaCTAGGGGTCAAGATCTGAAAGAGGTCTGATTTCCACTATTTACACTTCCACAGAAAAATATGCTGGAGggttttcttgtatttttcttcaaCAGCTGCGGAGATAGCTTAATAACGCGATATCTTTATGGTAGATGAATTTACTCACtgtaagaaaggaaaagtgtATACACCATAATAGTTTTAACCAGCTGAACAATGTTGTACATAGATCATTCTATTGTGATGTATATACAAGAAACATCGCTAAAAGTAAACCTCCATTTTGCCTAAGACCCGTGGAAGTTACTGTTTAAGTTGCCATTTTGGCCTGATTAGAAGCGGCAGTGATATGATTTGGGTTGCTATTTAGATTGCGTGGTGTTAAACATAAGTCGGACATCTCTAGGATAATTTCTTATGTTTaagataattatgatatttttgttgtCAATATTGCACGTATGCTACAAATATCGAAGCCTTgagtagtaaaaaaaaagtgggatGTTGGATTTCCATGATTAGATTTCATATTCAAATAATACTCCTTGAAAGTAGGTTTTTTTAGCTATAGGCCTAGCCTAGGTTTTCTAGCTATGAGCTTGGCCTTTATTGCACGTACATTGCACATTTATCTTCATTTAATTGTGCATATCTTgattatgatattatttttaaatagttaTCTTATAAGACTTATAAGTTAATGTACTTTTCattaatatatattatgaaatatatagaaattcctcaactttattttttcatattattctCAACTCGTGATAACTTGCAATATTTGAATTGGGTCGATTCAGGTGACGGCACAAGACATGGCGGATACATTCCAACCCCCGTTTCAGAAGTGCATTCAGGATGGGAAGGCAAGTGGAATCATGTGTGCTTACAATCGGGTCAATGGCGTCCCCAATTGCGCAGACTACAACCTCCTCTCCAACATTGCCCGTGGACAATGGTCTTTCGACGGGTAAATAAGTGAAAGTTGATGGCTTttgaagagaagaagatgatggttTGTTGACTACTAGTAGCTGAGTTATGGCAGGTACATAACATCGGATTGCGACGGCGTCGCTATCATATACGAAAATCAGGGATATGCCAAGACACCAGAAGATGCCGTCGCCGATGTCCTCAAAGCCGGTATGTTAATGCATTCCTTAGCATTTATATGAACAAGCTGATGACTAGCCTAAAATTCTCACGAGTTGTGTCTATCAGTAAAATTTTGTGCCGCCCTATAGCCTAACGTTATGTCAAATGCATCAAATTAGGTGATGGTGTGTAAAGATAATCACCTAATATTTCTCCTATCAGGAGAAGTGtatagaaaacaaaacaaaaaaaaacccatgGAAATGATCTTTTTTACGCAGCATTTGTATGCCTTACAAAATTTCGGCTAGTAATAGCGATGGAAACGTTACATTAGAAATGTGATTATATCGTTAATCAACTACTAAAAAAGGTTAATCCTTTAATCTTGGTCGATGAATATAAGAGTTGAGGATATGAATGGGACCACCACAAGCCGATGAGAGTTGGCTTGGGCTACCTTATTATTCAGATTGGTCCATCATCTCTTATCCTCAAGAGTCAACTGCCTTTGGCCCTTTATGCACGTTCTGGGAATATGTCCCAAGTAGTCGCAtgtattcttttgttttcaatttttctcgGTATCTTTTTTCGCATATTTTCTAAATGTTTATGGTGAATGAGATTCTTTTAGGATTCGAGATCTGATTTTCGAACGAATGACCATCATCGTGTGCATTTAGAATATCTCTCTTTGATTCCCTGCCAGTCAAGTCTTAGCATggggttttctttcttgaaactACGCGCATGCACACGATGTTCGGCTTTGGACCttttcggttttcttttttacgCATGAATTGATGACACTGGAGAATGAAGGTTCAATCACTCAGAAATGAACAGTTGTTGATTGCCTTAGAAGTGGCAGTATACTAGACCAGTAATCACCAAATCACCAATCACCTCACATTTTCTCAATGAGTAGAaatacgaaaaaaaataaaagggtgTAAATAAGTCATCTCAAATCAATGGATTTGTAAAATCCCTCTGACATCACCACTTCCTCTATGATATCACCGAGTATGCTTTCAATTTCGAACGAGAGAGTCATGTCATATGCGAAGTTTGTGAAGTTAACATCATCGAATGGTACCGAAACCTGCAGGCATGGATGTCAACTGTGGAGACTACCTGAAGAGACATACCAAATCCACTGTCGAGCAAAAGAAAGTGTCAGTATCCGAGATAAATAGAGCGCTTCACAACCTCTTCTCGGTAAGAATGAGGCTAGGACTTTTTGATGGCGACCCCAAGAAACAGCCTTTCGGCAACATAGGCCCGGGTCAGGTCTGCTCCCAAAAGCATCAAGATTTGGCTCTTGAGGCTGCTCGAAGCGGCATTGTGCTTCTGAAGAACATAAAAAGCGTCTGCCTCTTCAGAGAACGGAGTCCATGTCGCTTGCTGTAATAGGCCCCAATGCTAACAATGCCTGGAAGCTGCTCGGGAACTATGCGGGACCCCCATGCAAGTCCGTGACGCTGCTGCAGGCTCTGCAGAATTACGTGAAGGACACGAGGTACCAGCCGGGTTGTGACGATGTAGAGTGTTCGTCGCCCCAGATTGCCCAGGCCATGGAAGTAGCGAAAGCAGCGGATCACGTGGTGCTGATCATGGGGTTAGATCAAACTCAAGAGAGGGAGAACTTCGATCGTGTGGATTTGGTCCTTCCCGGTAGGCAACAAGAGTTCATCACAACCGTCGCCCAAGCTACAAAGAAGCCGGTCATTTTGGTGATTCTTTGTGGAGGTCCTGTTGACATTAGATTCGCCAGAGATGATCAGAACATTGGAAGCATCTTGTGGGCCGGTTATCCTGGAGAGGCTGGCGGGATGGCGTTGTCAGAAATCATCTTTGGTGAATATAATCCTGGTAAGATCCTATGATCCCCTTCATTTCATGGTTCTTGTATCTGAGTTTCTGAAAAAATCAGGTCGTGATTAAATTCTCTCACTTCTGAAACAGGAGGGAGATTGCCAGTGACTTGGTACCCGCGAGAATTCACCACAGTGCCAATGACTGACATGAGGATGAGGCCTGAACCATCCACCGGCTATCCCGGGCGTACATACCGGTTCTACCAAGGCCAATCGGTTTTCGAGTATGGATATGGGCTTAGCTACACGGAACATTCTTACAAGTTCATATCTGTTACCAAGGAACTTTTCTACCTAAACCAATCCCCTAAATCTCAACTTGATGAAGCCTCGGACGACTCCCCTCGATACAGACCGGTTTCGGATTTGGGAGCAGC
The window above is part of the Eucalyptus grandis isolate ANBG69807.140 chromosome 6, ASM1654582v1, whole genome shotgun sequence genome. Proteins encoded here:
- the LOC104451906 gene encoding LOW QUALITY PROTEIN: probable beta-D-xylosidase 7 (The sequence of the model RefSeq protein was modified relative to this genomic sequence to represent the inferred CDS: inserted 1 base in 1 codon) codes for the protein MRNHRVKSLPLLIVLISVATLLSPPATSAQPPPFSCDPSGPSTTSFPFCNASLPISQRAQDLVYRLTLDEKISQLVSSAPAIPRLGIPAYEWWSESLHGVSESGPGIRFNGTIRSATSFPQVILTAASFDANLWYRIGQAIGTEARAVYNSGQAKGMTFWAPNINIFRDPRWGRGQETPGEDSLVTGKYAVSYVRGVQGDAFQGGGNPRGSLQASACCKHFTAYDLDNWKGVNRFVFDARVTAQDMADTFQPPFQKCIQDGKASGIMCAYNRVNGVPNCADYNLLSNIARGQWSFDGYITSDCDGVAIIYENQGYAKTPEDAVADVLKAGMDVNCGDYLKRHTKSTVEQKKVSVSEINRALHNLFSVRMRLGLFDGDPKKQPFGNIGPGQVCSQKHQDLALEAARSGIVLLKNXKKRLPLQRTESMSLAVIGPNANNAWKLLGNYAGPPCKSVTLLQALQNYVKDTRYQPGCDDVECSSPQIAQAMEVAKAADHVVLIMGLDQTQERENFDRVDLVLPGRQQEFITTVAQATKKPVILVILCGGPVDIRFARDDQNIGSILWAGYPGEAGGMALSEIIFGEYNPGGRLPVTWYPREFTTVPMTDMRMRPEPSTGYPGRTYRFYQGQSVFEYGYGLSYTEHSYKFISVTKELFYLNQSPKSQLDEASDDSPRYRPVSDLGAAFCKKSNFVVTVEVKNHGDMVGKHPVLLFVRHAKPSSRSPVKQLVAFQSVELKGGETVEVRLALNPCDHLSRADENGVMILEEGRRFLRVGDQEYPIDVMA